GATGGCTGCCCGCCCATCGCCGGGGCCCGGATCGAGCTCTGGCTGGCCGGCCCGGACGGAAGATACGACGACGATCACCGGGCCACGGTGGTTTCCAGCGAGGACGGGACGTATGCGTTTGAGAGCAACGTTCCGCCCGCCTATGGTTCCCGCCCCCCGCACATCCACGTCCGGGTCACCGCCGCCGGCCACCGGACCCTGGTGACCCAGCACTATCCCGCCGCCGGTCATCGCTCCGGCGTCTTCGACCTGGTGCTCGTACCCGCCCGCTGACGGGGCCGGGAAGCGGGCGTCCTCCCCCCGATGGGCGGGGGAAGGGGCGTTCGGTCGCAAGACCGGCTTCGCGAGACGGCGCTCGGCGACCCTCCGGTCCTTGCGGCGAGGAGAGTCGAGGCTAGGCTCGTCAGCGGCGCTCGCGCCGCCGCGGGTGCCCCCGCAGCCCAGGTCGCCGTCCCCACGTCCCAAGGAGAGCAAGATGACCGACGCCGTCCGCTTCTCCCTCAACGGCCGCGCGGTAGACCTGCGCGTGGAGGGAGACAGGCTCCTCCTGTGGGTGCTCCGCACCGAGCTCGGGGCCACGGGCACCAAGTACGGCTGCGGCGAGGGACACTGCGGCTCGTGCACCGTGCTGGTGGACGGTGCGGCTACGCTGGCCTGCCAGACCCGAGTCGGCGACGTGGCGGGCCGGCACGTGGTGACGATCGAGGGGCTCGAGGCCGATGGGGAGCTCCACCCCGTGCAGCGGGCCTTCGTAGAGCACGGGGCGCTCCAGTGCGGCTACTGCACCCCCGGCATGATCCTCAAGGCCGTGAGTCTGCTCGCCGCCAACCCCAGCCCCACGGAGGAGGACGTGCGCCGGGGGCTGGAGGGGAACCTGTGCCGGTGCGGGGCCCACAAGCGCATCGTCGAGGCCGTGCTGGCGGCGTCCTCGGACACGGGAGGGTAACGCCATGGGAGACGAGAGGGAGCGGGGCGCAGTCGAGACCTTTCCCTGGGGGCTGCGCATCGGCCGCAGGGAGTTCCTGCAGCGCGTCGGCGTGCTCGGGGGCGGGCTCCTCGTCTACGTGTCCCTTGGCGCGCCGCCCGCCCCGGCCCAGTTTCGGGAGCGGCGGCGCCAGACGGGGACGGCGCCGGGGGATT
The Thermodesulfobacteriota bacterium DNA segment above includes these coding regions:
- a CDS encoding twin-arginine translocation signal domain-containing protein; its protein translation is MGDERERGAVETFPWGLRIGRREFLQRVGVLGGGLLVYVSLGAPPAPAQFRERRRQTGTAPGD
- a CDS encoding (2Fe-2S)-binding protein; the encoded protein is MTDAVRFSLNGRAVDLRVEGDRLLLWVLRTELGATGTKYGCGEGHCGSCTVLVDGAATLACQTRVGDVAGRHVVTIEGLEADGELHPVQRAFVEHGALQCGYCTPGMILKAVSLLAANPSPTEEDVRRGLEGNLCRCGAHKRIVEAVLAASSDTGG
- a CDS encoding intradiol ring-cleavage dioxygenase, with the protein product MRILMLLGLLSLALGAPALAGSCPPTRPDALGPFYKPGAPVRSSVGEGYELRGVVKSTDGCPPIAGARIELWLAGPDGRYDDDHRATVVSSEDGTYAFESNVPPAYGSRPPHIHVRVTAAGHRTLVTQHYPAAGHRSGVFDLVLVPAR